Below is a genomic region from Sphaeramia orbicularis chromosome 6, fSphaOr1.1, whole genome shotgun sequence.
gactcacttttcttacacctatagcctacattgctggcactaactttcacctgaactgaactgtcagcagtctTGGAATTtgcgaatgtccccatgcacataaatacattgtataccttacctatctctctttgtatatatcagtgtctctctctctttgtgtctctGTCTTTCTCAAATGTTTCTCAGTATGCGCAAGGTATGCACAGCAGGCCGTACTGACGTAGATGTGCAGGCGCTAATGTACATGTTCAACACATGAAGTCCGACATCAGAGCAAACTGTTTACTTAATCTAATTAGCTGAAATATTTTGACATGTTGTGAAATATTAATCGATCAGGTTTTATGTTacgttttacagtctgattgagttgccTGTTCCCCTTAAACCCTCTACCATGTTTGCATGATCAGCCCTTATCcgtggtcctgaaacttaattccGCCATCTCTCACATCACAGGTGTGGCCatcgcagaaaattaaatgtttcatgtatttttaatttgcattaaagatgaatgatcaactgttcgacatgtaatagggcctatcgttaacttaaaaaagaattaggcctgttgattgcttgcTTTTTCgcaattaaaaagaaaacaaactaaacgaaacatccccccctctgtttttttgacaaatcacaccctggtcaTGATATTAGTACGTTAGGGTCATAGTTAGATATTGATGTGTGTGTTCTTGTTGACAGAATCTTATGACCACGATAACTCAAGAAGATCAGAGAAATGAGTGTTTGAATGGAATTATCTGGTGTATGATAACTGTGAAATCGAAATAATTCTTTTCATTTAAGAACAGGGAGAATTGATCAAAATGGCTTAAATATATCTCTATATATGTCTTCATATGTCCTTCAGACCAGACTCTCTATAAACATCCTCCATGGCTTGAAAGGTTTTCATATCAACTTTACCTCATATATGATAATAAATTGCATcatatgtttttgttgtatttttctagcAAGAGAATAAAAAAGGCATGATGTGCTTAAGTCACTGTTATTCTTTATAGAATGACTAAAATCCTTGAAGTTGTTTGTGTGTAACTGTACCTATTGATGAGGAGTTAACCTACTGAAAAGTACCTTTAATATCAAgcatgttttactgtaaaaacagacTAATTATGTAACGGTTCCACTGCTCATTAAATAAGGGAATACTCAAGTGTCTCCTGTTTGGTTGTTGCTTTCAGGTGCAAACAGACATCGGGGTGGATACCAAACACCAGACCCTGCAGGGAGTGGCCTTCCCCATTCACAAAGCTGCTGTGGCAGCACTTGAACGCTTTAGGGACAAGAAAATCAATTATGTACAATTGGTGAGTCCTTAAGATCAGATCATTAGCAAAATTCTGACCTTTGGTCTGTAATGAATCAGATCAGTCTCCATTTTTCATCATAAATGGTTTGGAGAGATAAAGGTGCTTTTTGTGTCGAGTTGTTTACTGACAAACAACAATGAGTGACTCATTTTGTCCAAAAAGCCTTTGTGCTGATTCTTTTCATTGAAATTCAAAGGGTGTGTGTCACAAGATCAGATCAGTGCATTGTACAATTGAATACTTGTAGCACAGTCGCAGCCTTGTCTCTAATCCCTTTTTGTTTAACATGAAAGCTTTTAAACCAAGCAAAAATATTTTAAGGCCTGATGACTTGTGATGCACAGAAGTTACTTTTTTTGTCTGACACCCCTGCTAAGGAGGGAGCATTCCTAAGTATTCACTCGTTCCTTATTAATTTTCCTAATCAGTCTGAATTCAAAGCAGAGACTTGCtggtcacaaacacacaccattaactttgagtcttaacttttgcattttcttttgtcAACAGCATATAGACTTTCAACAGGAGCTCATTCTATTGCAAAGTACTGAGCCAACTGAGGTGAAAGACCTGCCAATGAGAATCCCTAAGGACTGTGCACGTTACCACTTCTTCCTCTACAAACATTCCCATGAAGGCGACTACCTAGAGTCTACAGGTGAAGAAATGCACAAGTGATTTATAATAGTTGACATATTCCTATTGTTTCTGCACTgctatgttttattatgttgctcAAAgtgaattttcttcttttttctttttctttgtgttctCTGCAGTCTTCATTTATTCTATGCCCGGCTACAAGTGTAGCATCCGAGAGAGGATGCTGTATTCCAGCTGCAAAAGTCCCTTGATTGACATGGTGGAAAACAATCTCCACATTGAAATTGAGAAAAAGGTAAGAAGCAGTTCACAGTGGTAAACAGTTAATTGTCTGCATAAAATGTCAAGAAAATTTGAAGTTTCAAAAAGTTGCAAGGCAAATTGCTTATGTGTCCATAAACTGGTTCAGAGAACAGTGGTGGTGTAGGCCACATTATATCAAGGACTAATATGGGTGCTATTTGAATTGGTCTTTTTTTGCTTCAGATGGTCCCTAAGTGAAATGACTTTAAGTATCCTAGTATCAGCGGTGACAAGAGCTGTCCAAATTCCCTAAAGGCTAGGGAAAGAGTTTCAATGCCCCTTTAGTATCTCATTTATCTGAATATCTCTGAAGACGCCATAAACAACTGGTCAGTCACTTGAGTTATGATTCAggaagttttttgttgtttgttttttgaatttttgcattttccaaaaacattttctaatgcaACACTTCCAAATGCCAAATAATTCTGTTTATGGAAACACATTTATTGTGTTTAAAAGCATAAAAAGGATTAAGTCTGTACAGGAACGATAAAAGTTAAAATTCAGAAAAACGCTATGGCGTAAATGAGTTTGATTCATTAAAAGGATAAATGTCAGATTCCCATTCAGATTTAGAttctttgtcatttaaacattacaTCATAGATGTATTGCAAAACAAAATGATGATGCATTGGTGGCTGTGagaaaacacacagataaaaTACTTGTAGACAGAACAAAATAGTCagtataaaaatatagaaatttTCATAGATAAATAATGTGCCATAATAAAATCTGTAATAAAAACTATACTAGTTTGATGTTAAAATATATTGTACTGAATTTGGCACAAGTATTGTACAGGCTTCAGGTCAAAGTTCACAGGTAGAGCCAATACAAAGACAAATCTGCTCAGTCAGGTCTGTGTGGATGTTTAGATGTTGAAATTTGATGGTTTGACtgggcttttttttctgttttccagttGGAGATTGACAATGGGGATGACCTGACTGCTGACTTCCTGTATGAGGAGGTGCATCCCAAGCAGCATGCACACAAGCAGGCCTTCGCCAAGCCTAAAGGCCCTGCCGGAAAGAGGGGCTGCCGCCGCATCACCCGGCCGCCcgcagagggagaggaggaataTTAAACAGACCTCAGCATCCGACCACCACCTCCACCCCGAGCACGTTCCACAGTGGAACAATCCTGTGAAGGGGGAAATCATATTTGACACGCTTGTTTAAAAGGATAAGATAACAACCTCAAATTCCCGCAAAGTTCACACGAAAACCCAGCTATGCACGCCAAGGACAACTGAGCAACGACACACTTCACAATTTCCATTTGTAGCTTGCCAAATGGAAGAGTATTTATGTATGTTAGTACATTAAAA
It encodes:
- the twf1a gene encoding twinfilin-1a — encoded protein: MSHQTGIQAGNDVKDIFANAKSGDQIRLIKVVIEDEELTLGTTRKASKQWDQEYDSLVLPLLDDDVPCYILYRLDSTNNQGYEWIFLAWSPDHSAVRHKMLYAATRATLKKEFGGGHIKEELFGTTKDDLSFSGYKKHLTSQSAPLPLTAAEEELRQIKLSEVQTDIGVDTKHQTLQGVAFPIHKAAVAALERFRDKKINYVQLHIDFQQELILLQSTEPTEVKDLPMRIPKDCARYHFFLYKHSHEGDYLESTVFIYSMPGYKCSIRERMLYSSCKSPLIDMVENNLHIEIEKKLEIDNGDDLTADFLYEEVHPKQHAHKQAFAKPKGPAGKRGCRRITRPPAEGEEEY